GGTGATGGCCAACGCCAAGACCTACCTCGAGCAGGTCTATAAAATCCTGGACAAAAACAAAACTGAGGTGCGCTACAACAGCGAGTGGCTCGGCAAACTCACCGGCCACGACATGATCAAGCTCTGCGCGCATTATCGCCTGGCGCGCATGCTGGAACGCGAGGATTTTCGCTCGCGCCTCGCGGGCAATCACCCCATCGCCATGCACGAGCTGCTTTACCCGCTGCTGCAGGCGTACGACTCGGTGGCGCTCAAGGCCGATGTCGAGCTTGGTGCCACGGAGCAGAAGTTCAATCTCCTCATCGGCCGCGACATCCAGCGCGAATACGGCCAGGCCTCGCAAGTGGCTTTCACCCTGCCCATCCTGGTGGGTCTGGACGGCGAGCGCAAAATGAGCAAGAGCCTGGGGAACGACGTCGGCATCACTGAGCCGCCTGGAGAAATGTTTGGCAAGTTAATGTCCATTCCGGATGATTTGATGTGGTCATACCACATGTTGCTCACCGACCGAGACCCTGAAATCATCGAGGACCTCCGTAAAAGAGTCAGGGCCGGTGCGGCCCACCCGATGGGCGAGAAAATGATTCTTGCTGAGACGATCATTGCGGATTTCCACGGTGCGGCAGCGGCAAGAAAGGCTAAAGAAGAATTCCAGCGTGTCTTCCGCGACCGCCAGGCTCCAGAGGAGCCACCCGTGCACAAGCGGCCGTGTGGAGAAGCCCGGCGCCTAACCGTGCTCTTGGTAGAGCTCGGCCTTGCGTCCTCGCGCAGCGAAGCGGAGCGGCTGATCAAGCAAGGCGGGGTTGAAATCAACGGGAAGCGCGAGGATGACGTGAAGAGGGAGATAGAACTGGCGCAACGCGGAGAGTTCCTGCTGCGCGCGGGGAAGAAGAAATTCCTCCGCGTCGTTGTCGAGTGAACGGTTCTGTTTGCCATTCTGATCCCGCTTGGCGGGAGAAGAATCTCAGCGTCGCGGTCGTTGAAAAGCAGATCCTTCGCTTCGTCAGGATGACAACGTTGGGTGGGCGGGACGCCTTGCGGTGACATCCCTACACGATTCATGGATAAGGCGATGTGATGGCTCCTCGGACCGACCGCACCGTCATCCTCGTCAATCCCGAAGCAGGAGGCGGGCAAGCGACGAAAATTGCTCGGGCTGCCCGTGACTACCTGGCGCAAGTCGGCTACGCGGCCGATTTCGAGGAAGCTTCGAGCGCCGAAGAGCTTCGCGAGAAAGCCCGTCAGGCAGCCGAGGCCGGTTGCCGGAGGGTGGTCGCGCTCGGCGGCGACGGCACGGTCCATCAGGTCATCAATGCCGTTCGCCATACCTCTTTAATGGGCGAGGCCCCGCACCGTACGGCGCAGGGCGAGGAGATGGGCGGGGCGATCGGCATCATCCCTTGCGGCAGCGGCGACGATTTTGCCTCGAACCTCGGCCTGCCTCGCGATCCGCTGGCGGCGTGCAACGTTTTGCTGAACGGCCGTGTGCGGCGGGTGGACGTGGCTGAAGTGGGCGCTGAAGTGTATGCCTGCATCGGAGGCATTGGCCTCGATTCGATGGCGAATCGTCGCGCCAACCTGGCGCCCGCCTGGCTGCGCGGACAATTCCGCTACGTTCTGGCCACTCTTCGCACCCTGGCCGGTTTTCAGCCGATGGACTTCGAGCTGCGCGCGGACGGAAAAGTGCTCGCCGGGAAGATGACGTCGGTGATTGTGGCGAATGCAAGAAGTTTCGGCTCGGGCCTGCGTGTCGCCCCACGCGCACGGCTGGACGATGGCCTTTTGGATGTCTGCCTGTTTCGGGAAATGTCATGGGCACGGATGCTGGAGGTCTTGCCCCGGGCCATTCACGGCGAACACCTGAGTGAACCCGAAGTGGAATATTTTCAAGCGCGCGAAATCGAAATCCGCACCGACCCGCCGGGTGATTACTACGCCGACGGCGATTTTATGGCGCGGAGTCCGGTAAAGATTCGCGTGCTCGAAAAGGCGTTGCCGATGCTGGTGCCGATGGGAGGTGCGTCGCGGTGATGGTGGCGGTTGGCTGGGTTGCGCTGGCCTATTTTCTCGGTTCCTTGCCGTTTGCCGTCTGGGTGGCGCGCCTGCGGGGCAAGAACGTTCTCCGAGAAGGCTCCGGGAATCCCGGCGCGCTGAACGTGCGCCGGGTGGCCGGTTGGAGGGCAGGATTGGCGGTGCTGCTGCTCGACATGGCCAAAGGGCTGGCGGCGGTGGCGCTGCCCTGGTGGCGTCACGCGCCCTGGACACTCGTGATGATAACGGGCGTGGCGGTCGTGGCGGGGCACTGCTTCTCACCGTTTCTCAAGTTTCGCGGGGGCCGCGGCATCGCCACCACTGGCGGGGTGCTGCTTCTCATCTCGCCCCTGGCGATGCTCGGCATCCTCGCCCTGGGTGCCGTTTTGATGGCGCTGGCTCGCCGGCCGGAACCGGCAGCACTGGCGATGATCTTTGCGACGCCACTCTTCCTCTGGGCCTTCGAGCAATCGCCCACTTATCTTGTGTTCTCTCTGGCGCTCGTCGCCGTCGTCGCGGCAAAGCACGGCGAGGAGTTCGGGATGCTCCGGCAAGCTCTCCGTCGCGCCTTCCGAAAACACTAGAGCCCAAGTCTAATTCAGCTATTTCTGAGTGACGATCTTGAGGTTAAGCATGATCGTCAGGCGGGGGTCGAAGCTGGTGAGGGTGCGGACCGAGGACGATGCCCCTTTGTATTCGGCGTGGATCTCGTAGTCCGCCTTGCGGTCGATATCGGGGAACAAGAAGCTGCCGTCGTCGCCGGTGGTAACGCTCAGATTCTTTTTCGTTTTCAAATTCTTCAAATAGACGATGGCGCCGGCGATGGGCGTGTCCTCGGCATCGATCACGATGCCCTTGACCTTCCGAATTTCCGGGGCTTTCTTGGCGATAAGCAGAGACGCTGCCAGAAATCCCGCCATGGCCATCGCCAGCATCAGCACAAACCTTCGGCTCCCCGGCATTATTTTTTCCGCTCCTTCACCGGCTCCATGCGGAAGAGAACATCCACTCGTTCTTCAGACTGCATTTCAACCGTTTGCGGCGGCGCGCCGTAGCCGACGGCTTCGACCGCTATGGAATAGTTTCCCTTGCCTGCGGGAAGGCGGATGGCAAACTCGCCGCGCGCATCGGAAACGGCCTTCCAGCGAGGCTTGCCTCGCACCACGGCGGCACCAGGCCGGTTTGGGCTGAGTGGGGTCACGACGACGCGCGCTCCCCGAAACGCCATGCCCCGGTCATCGAAGACACTGCCATAGACGAGCGCATACCTGGGTTGCTCCTTGGCGGCGACGGAAGCCACTCCCGCGAGGAGGAGAAAACTCAATGCGCGGGATAGAGGTGGCGACACCGATCTCCGCAGGGGCGAAGCGAACCGTTTCCCTGGAGTCGAAAGGGGCTGGGGAATCAAGGTCTCAAGCATCGGAGGAGAAACGCACGCCTGCGCGAAGAATGGTGACACTCCGGACTGCCGGCGCGCTAAGGATAATCTTCCTCTTCTTCCTCCTCCTCATCTTGGGCATGATCGCCGTTCCCGGAGTCCTTTTTGCCTTCTTCTTCTTCCTCTTCCTCTTCGATCACGTCCAACTCAACCGGGTGGGTATGCACCACCTCGAGCTCGACGTCGCAATCGGGACAAGTGAGGACCTCGCCCTCTTCGATTTCGTCTTCGTCCAGGTCAATTAGGACACCGCATTCGGGACACTTGGCCACCGAAGTAACCTCCCAGGATTTTCCTCACGCAAAGGGCTATTATATATCTCGATTCAAGCGGGAGCGTTTGTCAAGTCTTTTCGCTAGGCCCCTGGGCGGTGACCTTTCCCGCAGGGAGAACGGAGGTTGTTCCAAAATGC
This DNA window, taken from Candidatus Acidiferrales bacterium, encodes the following:
- the tyrS gene encoding tyrosine--tRNA ligase; its protein translation is MKAVEEQLAYLRKGAAEIIREDELRAKLENSVRTGKPLRVKLGVDPTAPDLHLGHTVVLRKLKHFQELGHTAIFLVGDFTAMVGDPTGQSETRPPLSREEVMANAKTYLEQVYKILDKNKTEVRYNSEWLGKLTGHDMIKLCAHYRLARMLEREDFRSRLAGNHPIAMHELLYPLLQAYDSVALKADVELGATEQKFNLLIGRDIQREYGQASQVAFTLPILVGLDGERKMSKSLGNDVGITEPPGEMFGKLMSIPDDLMWSYHMLLTDRDPEIIEDLRKRVRAGAAHPMGEKMILAETIIADFHGAAAARKAKEEFQRVFRDRQAPEEPPVHKRPCGEARRLTVLLVELGLASSRSEAERLIKQGGVEINGKREDDVKREIELAQRGEFLLRAGKKKFLRVVVE
- a CDS encoding diacylglycerol kinase family protein gives rise to the protein MAPRTDRTVILVNPEAGGGQATKIARAARDYLAQVGYAADFEEASSAEELREKARQAAEAGCRRVVALGGDGTVHQVINAVRHTSLMGEAPHRTAQGEEMGGAIGIIPCGSGDDFASNLGLPRDPLAACNVLLNGRVRRVDVAEVGAEVYACIGGIGLDSMANRRANLAPAWLRGQFRYVLATLRTLAGFQPMDFELRADGKVLAGKMTSVIVANARSFGSGLRVAPRARLDDGLLDVCLFREMSWARMLEVLPRAIHGEHLSEPEVEYFQAREIEIRTDPPGDYYADGDFMARSPVKIRVLEKALPMLVPMGGASR
- a CDS encoding glycerol-3-phosphate acyltransferase, encoding MVAVGWVALAYFLGSLPFAVWVARLRGKNVLREGSGNPGALNVRRVAGWRAGLAVLLLDMAKGLAAVALPWWRHAPWTLVMITGVAVVAGHCFSPFLKFRGGRGIATTGGVLLLISPLAMLGILALGAVLMALARRPEPAALAMIFATPLFLWAFEQSPTYLVFSLALVAVVAAKHGEEFGMLRQALRRAFRKH
- a CDS encoding carboxypeptidase-like regulatory domain-containing protein, which produces MPGSRRFVLMLAMAMAGFLAASLLIAKKAPEIRKVKGIVIDAEDTPIAGAIVYLKNLKTKKNLSVTTGDDGSFLFPDIDRKADYEIHAEYKGASSSVRTLTSFDPRLTIMLNLKIVTQK
- a CDS encoding carboxypeptidase regulatory-like domain-containing protein, whose product is MSPPLSRALSFLLLAGVASVAAKEQPRYALVYGSVFDDRGMAFRGARVVVTPLSPNRPGAAVVRGKPRWKAVSDARGEFAIRLPAGKGNYSIAVEAVGYGAPPQTVEMQSEERVDVLFRMEPVKERKK